AGGCATGAATGGTACCCAATTCTTAGTAAAATACACAAGTTTGAGAAGAAAGTCATCAAATCATACTCTTCTCATCTTCCGTTTCCGTCTCAGTTACTGGGCGTCATGTAATGACCACGTTAAACTTACTTTTCCAATAATTTTCTTCATTCACTACAAACAGTGTGTTGGTGGGGTCGTGCACACTTTCCAAGTTTACCTTGAGAAAAGCAACGATAGGTGGAGGTTCTGCTTGTACTCCTCAAGCGGCACGTATTGGAAAGCACTAGATCTGTCGGGGATACACGCGTCGTTCGCCCCGAAGAACACCAGCACCCCCGCCGGAGAACGGCTGCTCTCCGACGGATGCAGCACCTTCTCTTTCACCTTCAAAGCCCATCTCGTGTTGTACCCACTGTACCCTCTCAAGACCACATCCGCCTAACATCAACAGCGCCAATATGATTCTCATCAACTTTaagcaaagaaaaaaaaacccaaATCAAACAATAAAAAGCCTGAATCCTCACCGTGCGAGAGAAGTGATTCGCAAGAGAAGAACCCCATCCACCATCTGCGAACGACGCCTCAGTGATGGAGTCTCCAAAGTCCAAACAGATAAATCTTTGGTCTCATTTATTGCTTGCAGATGGTCAAGAAGAAGATTGTTTGCTTGCTGAgtgttaaatattttttgaaatgaatGATCAACAGAGGAAGCTAAGGTGTCAAATATTTAATACCACAAGTTCGAGCAGATTTGGCGGTTCGAATACAAAGAAGTGACGAAAACTTTTAtcataagaaaatattattttttaatcaatttaacataataataattttataacgAGTTAAATATTCGTCATTAATATTAACAatgtaataataaatttttgatTCCATCTGAAATTTCCACCGTATGGAATGATAATATTATTGATATGGGTTCTTGGTTAGGAGCGTTCCAGCTTGACATAGTATTTGAATATGTTGCTTACATATGGCTTTTCTATATTTCGAAACAAAATTTGCCCACAGCAGTTTCAGAGAAGATCATTCGATGACCATCATGGAAGTGTGTTGACTCTTGAGTCTCGATCAGATTACCAATTTGGTTTTGTTGGAACACTACTCCAGCTCCCAGCAAACGATCCATTGAAGCTCGTTTGAAACAATTAAATGTTTATGTCGGATTCAGAGACTATGCTACACTGAATATGACTCGACAAACTGGTCTTCTCGGGTAAGACGAATATCTTGGGAAACTCGAGATATACTGTCATATCACAAAACGCATGCAACTCTATTACAAAGATCGTGACAAATACCAAAATATGatgttaaaatcaaatatttttaaaaaaacacaccGCTATCAATATCACATCaataacaaaacaaaaacaaaaaaacaaaaacaaaaacaaaactcaTGCAACACTCCACTGTGATCTACTTTTtacttatttttcataaaaagaataaatataatattcgtcaatggaaaattataatttttaaaaaattattattggaaatttatataattaaaaagaGAGAATACCTGACGGTTACATTCAAGAGGCTAATTTGTAGGATCAATGGAAAAAAGAAAGATTTTACAGGGATGTCAACTTTCCTCACGAACTTCGAGTCTCGCGGGAAAACCTGAAACGGAGATGgagatccttgatttttttgggTTAGGGTTCGGGTTTAAATCTCCGATGTAGTTTGGGGCGGGCATCCACGAACCTGcccgaaaataatattaataataaaataatagtattattagcattaataaaataataatattattattttttaaaatattaataataatattattattattaatattgatattaatattatcaataataataatagataataataaattttagtttgagaaaatttttgaatccGTCGTCGTCTtaccatattaatatttttgaaacggagATGGGGGCGTGGATGAGAAGTTGATCCCTGAAGTTTCGGGTTTGAGGATTCCTCGATCAAACCCGTAAAAACAGAGATCGGGGCGGGTATGGAGATGGAGATGAAATTCGAAGACAGAGATGGGGATAACAAACCCGTTTTCATCCCGTCCCATTATCATCCTTAATTGTGTAAAGAGGCACGGATCAAATGGCGAAATGACCAAGGGGGCGTATTCCTGTTTTGCTCTGCAAATCTAAAACtgaatgaaaaaatataaaaccAACATGTATATGGGCTGGTAGACATTATTGTATAGGGCTTGTTGTCATTCTAAACGAGCCCAATATCAAATTAAGGCCAGGAAATGTTGGTCACGTGTACTGGATCAACACCAGAATTCTCAATTAAGATTTTTTATTACAACACACCCGAGAGGGGAGAGGGAGCCAACTAATCTGACGGTTAAGAACACTGGGCTACAAGCCCGGTCTCATTCTCAATCAAGATTTAGGAAAATATAGATGAAATATATGGATTCAAGCGGAAATAGTCtccagaaaaaaataaaatcaaagaacAATCTTCTTGCTCCCTGCAAATCGTGCGTACAAATTCTTCCAGACGCTTTGGTGGTCCTTTCACACCTTTGCTTATACGTGGATTTGATAATAGAGCTTTTAATTGGGCTGATCTTTGTTGGGCTTGGGATTTTGTTGGCCTTTCATGCTGGTCCATATCAGTTGGGCAGAAGATGGCGATGGTTGAATAAATTGATGCCGTTACCGACTGACTGCATTCAAGGAGCATACATTAATGGTGGGATAGTCGTCCTTCACTCCATCTCTTTTTAGCCCCCATCGACTTGCTAATCATTAGGTGCCTCTATATAAGTATGACCCTAGTCGATCGGAGAACGAAAATCGAACAAAGTCGCCGATGATCTAcatagataaaatttaatattacatTTTCCTGTAAAATTCATATATAAGTTATTTTGGTAAATCatcaaattgaaaaaaataggAAATTTTACCGAGATAAATAAGAAGGGTGGGGGCGTTGCAGACTATCCCAAAGGACCACTTCACATTGATCCATTTATTCCTCCCCTCAACTCCTGTCATTCTCCCTTCATACCCTTCAGACATTGCCACGTTATCTTGATAAATTAATTGCTTCCTCTAAACTTCTATTTCTTCCTTGTTCTAGATTTAATACACCACCTCTTGGCTGAAGAGAAATGGGGAAAAttccttcttttttttgttGGGATTAAATGTGATTCTATTTTTAGTGCAGCTTGACAGATAAATGAATATATAAGTAGTTTGAAATGGGTATTCGATTGATGTACCACATTGTGTCAAAAAGACAGGGATGGAATAAACAAAAGACAAAAAATGTAATGAAACAAACAgaaggagcagagttgggtaaTGGTCACATTCACTTTGCTTAGCCCCTTGTATTGATGGTGATTTATCAGCCttcaaaattatttatgtttctcCAACTATATATTCCTAAAATAgatctaatttttatttttcctatgCGCACAAGTTTAATAGTATATATTTCACTTTTAGTCGACTAAAATCAAACACAGAATGAAATGATCATCAGATAAAGGAAAAAAGTTCAAGAATTGTTACCCTATTAATTGGACTACGTATGGTTTATATACaattatatcaatattattctaaaataagattaaaaaaaattatttgaatcaATCATAGTCGTTGTTACGTCCAGTAAACAATatcatataatattttgtgagacatatatcttatttgagtcatccatgaaaaaaattattttttatgttaaaaatattgttttttattgtgaatattggtagtgttgacccgtctcacatataaaaattcgtgagatcatctcataaAAAAATGCTGAAAGTAAAAATGGGGATACAATTCAGTTCGAATTACCCAGTTTATAACCTACCAAGATCTCTGGTTTTGTGGAACCAAGTTATCGAGATTCTGACAATTCGACCGTTAGAAGGGCCTTTCGATTTTCTGAATTATTTTAACGTTATCAAAATATGAGTACTTTAAAAAATTCAATTCTTACAACCATACGGGCAACAGGAAAAGGGACAAAAACAAAGTTCACCTTCGGAGCCAGCGCGTGAACATTACCCACCGTTGACACGTTCGAGAATAACTAGGGTTTTTCCTATAATGCCCCAGTACACATATACAGATAACGAGAAAGTGACCAATGAAGTCTTGTCCTTCTCTATACAGATTTTAAATAATGGCGCTGTGAAAATTTCTGTATAAGCGAGCGATAAGGTGAGGTTTCTTTGGATTTAAAGCGATAATGGTGGCTGGAAAAGTAAAAGTTGCGATGGGTTTGCAGAAATCGCCGGCGAATGCGAAGATAAAGCCTGATGTCTCCCCGAAGACTCCATCGATATCCACACCAAGCTCGGCTAAGCAGCAGCAAGCCCAGAAGGGATCTAACGCCGCCTATTCACGTTCTTTTGGCGTTTACTTCCCACGCGCCTCCGCCCAGGTGCAGCCTCGGCCCCCCGATGTCGCCGAGCTCCTCCGCCTTGTGGAAGAGTTACGAGAACGAGAGTCCCGCTTGAAGACTGAAATTTTGGAGAACAAACTGCTGAAAGAGTCCGTCGCCATTGTTCCTGTGCTTGAGAGCGAGATTTTGAGCAAGAATTCAGAACTTGAAAGATCCGGAAAGAAAATCGAATGCTTGGAAACGGAAAATGAAAGACTCAGGGAAGAGAATGAGTATTTGCACATGCACCTCTCCAAACAAAACCAGAAGTATGAGGAGAAAATCAAATCCATGCAGGCTGATTTATCCGATATCAAGAAAGCCGTTGCAGAAAGAGAGCGGGAGCAAGAAGAGGTGTCATCTTCATCATCCACAACGAGGTTTTGCGATGCGGCGAATAATCATAAATCTAGTGCCACAACAAAGTTTTTGAGAAAATGCATGACCCAAAATAGCATTAACTTGGGTGGTTTCGAAACTGGTAATATTAATTTCAAGCCAGAAATTGAGGAAAAGAAAGAGGTAAATGTTGGTGTAATTGAGATGTCTGAAAGGCCGAGGCATTCTCGGAGTAATTCTGACGAAATTCCAGACGTTTATGATGGGTTAATAGGGCTGAGACCCCGCGTTCCTCGTGTTCCTAAGCCGCCGCCGAGGCCATCCACCTCAATTTTGTCATCATGTTCTTCGTCTTCCTCTTTAATATCTTCTTCTATGTCTTTGCCTTCGTACGGCTCTTTATCGGATTCAGCTGACCGCGCGTTGGCGGAGATTTCCAACATTCCTCCTCCGCCACCTCCGCCACCGCCTCCGGTGAAAGTTTCCTCCCTGAAATGTCCTCCACcgcctcctcctccaccgccatgTTCGAAAGCtgcaccaccacctcctccgcCTCCTCAGAAAGGGGCAACAAGGCCTGTCCAGGCTAAGGTTCGAAGGGTCCCGGAGGTTGTCGAGTTCTACCATTCCCTTATGAGGAGGGACTCGTGTTCGAGGCGGGATTCCGGTGGGGGAGGTGGCGGCTCCGTCGATACCCAGGCGGCCGGAGCTGCGGCCAAGGATATGATAGGGGAGATTGCGAACCGTTCTTCCCATTTACTGGCAGTAAGTTTTACTATATTAACTATAATTATTCATTGTGTGATAGTTTATTTACTCCTACTGCTACTGAATTATACCAAGCTGGGCCTGACACTGACCGGCCCTGGTGCGCTTTTTCTTGGAATTTTGCTAGACTACTTCCAAAACATGACAGAGACTTGGATTCGAAATCCGAATTGGTAATACAAAAAGTTGAAATTGAATGAAACCATGTGGGCTTGTATAAAAATTTAATGTTGTATTCATTATGCCAATGAATTCAAATATCACCTTTAATAGTTTTAAACGACATATTACGGATCAAGAAAGATTAAATCTTAATCTAATGTCGAtccttttaaattattttaaataacagATTAAGACAGATGTGGAAACTCAAGGGGATTTCATCAGGTTTTTGATTAAAGAAGTTGAAGATGCTGCCTTCACAGATATAGAAGATATAGTGCCTTTTGTTAAATGGCTAGATGACGAGCTCTCTTTCTTGGTacatattttcaatatttttatagTAATCTTTCGCGTTCCTTTTTGTTCTATTTTTTGGGttatttttttgtatattttgtgATCCGGATTGTCTTTGGTTAGGTTGATGAAAGGGCAGTTTTGAAGCACTTTGAATGGCCTGAGCAGAAGGCAGATGTTTTAAGAGAAGCAGCATTCGGGTACTGTGATTTGAAAAAGCTCGAATCTGAAGCCTCCACATTTCGAGATGACCCCAGACAACCTTGTTCTCACGCTCTCAAGAAAATGCAGTCTTTGTTTGAGAAGTAAACCGAAATGAATGCTACCTTTGTCATTTACATTCTCtggataattttgtttttagatTCGATTGGTTGAAATATTGTAACAGATTGGAGCATGGAGTATATAACTTGTCAAGAATGAGAGAATCAGCTGCAAAACGATACAAAGCATTTCAAATTCCTATGAACTGGATGCTAGATACCGGTTACGTCAGCCAGGTTATAAAATATGAAACTAGCTGTAAATTTTCTACCAAGTGATATATTATGTGATTTTCctgttaaaataaatattaatttacagTGATCGGCATGATTCTGTGATTTATCAACATTGGAATTCTAACTATGTCTTGTGCTCTCTAGTCATTTGAATCATTGGATGATTCTAGCTCattgaatcctctagtaacACAATCATCTAAATTCGGATTGACTAGGAAACACGGTGAGCCCATTGTTTAccaaaaagaacttgaaaagaTAGTTTTTTTCTCTCTCTCACGACTATTCCCTAGGAAAGATCCATCGTTGGGCTAATTAATTGATCAATTTATTAGCTACTTTATCTCTACAACTATAAAGTTGTGGCAAGCAAAGGAAACTGCATGGAGAGGGCACAATCAGCTACGTCTTTATTTAAACAAATTGATGCTATGTGACAAAAGGGACGGAGAGATTTTGCCTTATTTTGTTTGCTTCACGCCTGTTTTCCTTGTCTGTGTTCCATTATTTTATGGAATTCTTCCTAGTTTTACGAGACAGACAGATTTTGAACTTTCTGTTAAAGATTTTGTCATCTGATAATCTTTTAATTTGACGTGAAATTTGAATAAATTTTGTAGAGAATTCCAAAGAAAGCTGAGGAATTTGCCCCCTCTTTCGGTCACTTTCTCATGGTCTCCTATAACTGCAGATCAAGCTGGCATCAGTGAAACTGGCCATGAAGTACATGAAACGGATATCCGCTGAGCtcgaaatgatttggggatgtCCAGAAGAAGAAGAGCTTATTCTTCAAGGTGTAAAGTTTGCGTTCCGGGTTCATCAGGTACATAAATTCTTGTTTCTTTACATGAatcttatataaaaaaaaaaactcctaTGTTTCATTGATCAAAATAAACTTGAAACGCTTTTTGTAATCTTATAGCTGCTCATGATTTCGGGTTTTTTGGGCTTTTATTTTCTTAGTTTGCTGGTGGTTTTGATGTGGAGACAATGAAAGCATTTCAAGAACTGAGGGATAAAGCTCGATCCTGCAATGTGCAATACCATAATCAGCATCAACAGAAACTTGTTTACAGGTCCTCTGTTTCTTACTGATCTGCAGCAAACTCAGCTTCAGAAATGGTACCCCCACGTACCACACTTTTTCTTGTAAAGAAATTTGATACAATAAACGGCCATTTGTGAATACATAATTACGGgcattttggaaattttatctGAGAAGATCGAACATGCGATCGGTTGGAATGGAATCTGTAATACAGTTATTGTTCTCGCACTGTTATTCTTTGTTCTATATGTTAGATCAAAGATGGAAAAGAAAATACAAGTTTGTCGCGGACCCCTTTCACTTGTTGAATGCATTATGAAACTtagcaaattttttttaagaaacttAGCAATTTGAATGACTCGTCTAGAACTCCAAATGTGCGTTTGAAAGTTCATAAAATCTGTAACTTCAACCGGGCAAAGAGATTCGGAATTGAGATCTAGACCAGTGTGTGTAATCAAGACACGTATTTGATCAGATTTCCATGTCGAAGTTATACCTTTTAAACTCCTTTTCCAGTACGTATCCAATCAAATATTCGGAATCAACTATACCCTTCGATATATAAACTAATGCCATTTTCTTGATCTATGATGAGCTTGTTGA
The Primulina tabacum isolate GXHZ01 chromosome 9, ASM2559414v2, whole genome shotgun sequence DNA segment above includes these coding regions:
- the LOC142555932 gene encoding protein INCREASED PETAL GROWTH ANISOTROPY 1-like translates to MVAGKVKVAMGLQKSPANAKIKPDVSPKTPSISTPSSAKQQQAQKGSNAAYSRSFGVYFPRASAQVQPRPPDVAELLRLVEELRERESRLKTEILENKLLKESVAIVPVLESEILSKNSELERSGKKIECLETENERLREENEYLHMHLSKQNQKYEEKIKSMQADLSDIKKAVAEREREQEEVSSSSSTTRFCDAANNHKSSATTKFLRKCMTQNSINLGGFETGNINFKPEIEEKKEVNVGVIEMSERPRHSRSNSDEIPDVYDGLIGLRPRVPRVPKPPPRPSTSILSSCSSSSSLISSSMSLPSYGSLSDSADRALAEISNIPPPPPPPPPPVKVSSLKCPPPPPPPPPCSKAAPPPPPPPQKGATRPVQAKVRRVPEVVEFYHSLMRRDSCSRRDSGGGGGGSVDTQAAGAAAKDMIGEIANRSSHLLAIKTDVETQGDFIRFLIKEVEDAAFTDIEDIVPFVKWLDDELSFLVDERAVLKHFEWPEQKADVLREAAFGYCDLKKLESEASTFRDDPRQPCSHALKKMQSLFEKLEHGVYNLSRMRESAAKRYKAFQIPMNWMLDTGYVSQIKLASVKLAMKYMKRISAELEMIWGCPEEEELILQGVKFAFRVHQFAGGFDVETMKAFQELRDKARSCNVQYHNQHQQKLVYRSSVSY